In one window of Gossypium arboreum isolate Shixiya-1 chromosome 4, ASM2569848v2, whole genome shotgun sequence DNA:
- the LOC108459686 gene encoding pentatricopeptide repeat-containing protein At3g26782, mitochondrial, with product MKIVNPSSAFTKTALKSHFSTNSNLTIWFNKYLDKSSVFSWNSIIADLARAGDSTQALKAFHSMRKLSLKPNRSTFPCTIKACSALLDLYSGKQTHQQALIFGYHSDLFVSSALIDMYSKCGQLRDARILFDQIPQPNIVSWTSMITGYVQNNNPCQALLLFKELLIQESENDRDVANEPVFIDSVAIVSVLSACSRVPIKGASEGVHGMVIKKGFDGEVGVGNTLLDAYAKRGDVALSRKVFDAMVEKDEVSWNSMISVYAQNGLSNEALEAFYGMVRDNNVNYNVITLSSVLLACAHSGALQVGKCVHDQVIKMDLENTVIVGTCIIDMYCKCGKVEMARKVFNCMREKNVRSWTALIAGYGMHGRAKEALEVFYKMISDRVTPNYITFVSVLAACSHAGLLQEGWDCFNAMKEEFKVEPGLEHYSCMVDLLGRAGHLNHAYNLIKQMKVTPDFVIWGSLLSACRIHKNVELAEISANKLFELDSNNCGYYVLLSNIYADAGRWEDVERMRILMKDRGLVKHPGFSLVELKGRIHVFLVGDKEHPQHKKIYEYLEDLYVKLQGVGYTPKLTSVLYDVDEEEKGLTLRVHSEKLAVVFAIMNTVPGATIHVIKNLRICGDCHTFIKLISKIVDREIVVRDSKRFHHFKDGFCSCGDYW from the exons ATGAAGATTGTAAATCCAAGTTCAGCATTCACCAAAACTGCTTTGAAAAGTCACTTCTCAACGAACTCCAACCTCACAATATGGTTCAACAAATACTTAGACAAATCCAGCGTCTTCTCTTGGAACTCAATCATCGCCGACTTAGCTCGCGCTGGCGACTCTACCCAAGCTCTCAAAGCCTTCCATTCAATGCGCAAGCTTTCTCTTAAACCGAACCGATCCACTTTCCCTTGCACTATCAAGGCTTGCTCCGCTTTGCTTGATCTTTATTCCGGAAAACAAACCCATCAACAAGCTTTAATCTTTGGCTATCACTCTGACCTCTTTGTATCCTCAGCTCTCATTGATATGTACTCAAAATGTGGCCAACTCAGAGATGCCCGAATCTTATTTGATCAAATTCCTCAACCAAATATCGTGTCTTGGACTTCTATGATTACAGGATATGTCCAGAACAATAATCCCTGTCAAGCTTTGTTGCTTTTCAAGGAATTGTTGATTCAGGAAAGTGAAAATGATAGAGATGTTGCAAACGAACCCGTTTTTATTGATTCAGTAGCTATTGTTTCTGTCCTTTCGGCTTGTTCTCGTGTTCCTATAAAAGGAGCAAGTGAAGGGGTTCATGGAATGGTCATAAAGAAGGGTTTTGATGGAGAAGTGGGTGTTGGAAATACATTGCTGGATGCATATGCTAAAAGAGGGGATGTGGCTCTGTCTAGGAAAGTGTTTGATGCGATGGTTGAGAAGGATGAGGTTTCTTGGAATTCTATGATTTCTGTTTATGCACAAAATGGATTGTCTAATGAGGCTTTGGAGGCTTTCTATGGGATGGTAAGGGATAATAATGTCAATTACAATGTCATTACACTTTCTTCTGTGCTGTTAGCTTGTGCTCATTCTGGTGCTTTGCAAGTCGGCAAGTGTGTGCATGACCAG GTTATAAAGATGGATTTGGAGAATACTGTGATAGTGGGAACCTGCATTATTGACATGTATTGCAAATGCGGGAAAGTTGAAATGGCAAGGAAGGTATTTAATTGTATGAGAGAGAAGAATGTTAGGTCATGGACTGCCCTGATTGCTGGTTATGGAATGCATGGCCGTGCCAAAGAAGCTTTGGAGGTCTTCTACAAGATGATAAGTGATAGGGTCACACCAAATTACATAACTTTCGTGTCAGTTCTTGCAGCTTGTAGCCATGCAGGTCTGCTACAAGAGGGTTGGGATTGTTTTAATGCAATGAAAGAAGAATTCAAAGTAGAACCTGGGCTGGAACATTATAGTTGCATGGTTGATCTTCTCGGACGAGCTGGACATCTCAACCATGCGTACAACTTGATCAAGCAAATGAAGGTAACACCTGATTTTGTAATCTGGGGCTCACTTCTCTCGGCTTGTAGGATTCACAAGAATGTGGAGCTTGCAGAGATTTCTGCCAATAAGTTGTTTGAATTAGACTCGAATAATTGCGGGTATTATGTCTTACTTTCTAACATATACGCTGATGCTGGAAGGTGGGAAGACGTCGAGAGAATGAGAATTCTTATGAAGGATCGTGGGTTGGTTAAACATCCTGGTTTCAGTTTGGTTGAACTGAAAGGAAGGATACATGTTTTCTTGGTTGGAGATAAAGAGCATCCTCAACATAAGAAAATATACGAGTATCTGGAAGATCTATATGTGAAGCTGCAAGGAGTTGGTTATACACCCAAGTTGACATCAGTTCTCTATGATGTTGATGAGGAAGAGAAAGGATTGACATTGCGGGTTCATAGTGAGAAGTTGGCGGTTGTGTTTGCAATTATGAATACGGTTCCTGGTGCAACAATCCATGTTATTAAGAATCTTAGGATTTGTGGGGACTGTCATACCTTCATTAAGTTGATTTCAAAGATTGTTGACCGGGAAATTGTTGTAAGAGATTCAAAACGATTCCATCATTTCAAAGATGGATTCTGTTCCTGTGGAGATTATTGGTGA
- the LOC108457645 gene encoding V-type proton ATPase subunit C, whose amino-acid sequence MASRYWVVSLPVQSSASTLWNNLQDQISKHSFDTPLYRFNIPNLRVGTLDSLLALSDDLLKSNTFIEGVSHKIRRQIEELERVSGLETNALTVDGVPVDSYLTRFVWDEAKYPTMSPLREIVDGIHTQVAKIEDDLKVRVAEYNNVRGQLNAINRKQSGSLAVRDLSNLVKPEDIITSEHLVTLLAVVPKYSQKDWLSSYETLTTYVVPRSSKKLYEDNEYALYTVTLFGRVADNFRTSARERGFQVRDFEYSPEAQESRKQELEKLVQDQDMLRSSLLQWCYASYGEVFSSWMHFCAVRVFAESILRYGLPPSFLACVLSPSVKGEKKVRSILEGLCDSANSTYWKTEDEGGAMAGLGGDTDAHPYVSFTINIA is encoded by the exons ATGGCGAGCAGATACTGGGTGGTGTCTCTTCCGGTTCAGAGCTCAGCCTCCACTCTTTGGAATAACTTACAGGatcaaatctccaagcattcCTTCGACACTCCTCTCTACCGA TTCAATATACCCAATCTCCGTGTTGGAACTCTTGATTCCCTACTCGCTCTCAGTGATGATCTCTTGAAA TCAAATACCTTTATCGAAGGAGTTTCCCACAAGATCAGGAGGCAGATCGAGGAACTGGAGAGGGTATCTGGCTTGGAAACCAATGCTCTCACTGTTGATGGAGTGCCCGTTGATTCTTATCTAACCAg GTTTGTTTGGGATGAAGCAAAGTACCCAACTATGTCCCCTTTGAGGGAAATTGTTGATGGTATTCACACTCAAGTGGCAAAGATTGAGGATGATCTCAAG GTTCGTGTTGCTGAGTATAACAATGTGCGCGGGCAGCTTAATGCCATCAACCGAAAGCAAAGTGGAAG CTTGGCTGTTCGTGATCTATCTAATCTAGTGAAGCCAGAGGATATCATTACTTCGGAACACCTGGTGACTCTCCTTGCAGTTGTTCCTAAGTATTCTCAGAAGGATTGGCTATCAAGTTACGAAACATTGACTACCTATGTG GTCCCTAGGTCCTCCAAGAAGTTGTATGAAGATAATGAATATGCTCTCTACACTGTTACGTTATTTGGTCGTGTTGCAGACAATTTCAGAACTAGCGCACGTGAAAGAGGCTTCCAA GTTCGTGATTTTGAATATAGTCCAGAAGCACAAGAGAGCCGAAAGCAGGAACTAGAAAAATTGGTACAAGACCAAGATATGTTGCGAAGCTCTCTTTTGCAATGGTGCTATGCTAGTTATGGAGAG GTTTTCAGCTCCTGGATGCACTTTTGTGCTGTACGCGTCTTTGCAGAGAGCATTCTGAGATATGGTTTACCACCATCTTTCTTG GCCTGTGTTCTATCCCCATCTGTGAAGGGTGAGAAGAAAGTGCGGAGCATCCTGGAAGGGTTATGTGATAGTGCAAACAG TACATACTGGAAGACTGAAGATGAAGGTGGAGCAATGGCTGGTTTAGGAGGTGACACTGACGCCCATCCCTATGTCTCCTTCACGATCAATATTGCTTGA